TTGGCTTCTTATTCTAATAAAACAAAAGGCGTTCTAATTTTAGGTATAGATCCTGTTAAAGAAAAAGAAGTAAATAATCTGCATGATAAAATTGTATCTGGTAAATACATAGAAAGTGTTAACGATAATGCAGTTGTTTTAGGTGAAGGATTAGCCTCTCAGTTAAAACTAAAAGTAAATGACACCTTGGTATTGTTAGGTCAAGGCTATCATGCAAGTAGTGCTGCTGCAAAATTCAGAGTAAAAGGACTGATAAAACTAGGAGCTATTGAGCTGAATAACAATGTGGTGTATATGCCTTTACAACAATCGCAATATATGCATGGCGCTGAAAATAGGGTCACCTCCGTTTCGGTAATGTTAGATAAAGCTTCTAATTTAGAAAAACTAAAAAAGTCTTTACAAGCATCTATTGATACTGATACCTACGAAATAATGAGTTGGAAAGAAATGATGCCCGAAATGGATCAATTTATAGAAGCAGACAGCACAGGGCATTATATCATTATCGGAATTTTATATTTTATTATTTCCTTCGGATTGTTTGGCACCATATTGATGATGATTTTTGAACGTAAACACGAACTGGGCATTTTGATTGCTATCGGAATGAAAAAAAGATTATTGGCTTTAATGTTGCTGTTAGAATCAATTATGATATCCTTATTAGGCTGTTTTATGGGGGTTCTAGGAGGAATTCTAATTGTAAAATGGTTTACCATTCATCCTGTTCATTTTACTGGCGAGCTAAAAGAAGTTTATGAAGAGTATGGCATAGAATCGATTATCTACTTTTCTAATCATGAGAAAATTTTTATTACTCAAACGTTAATCATTTTAATATTAGCTACACTAATAGCCTTTTATCCGTGGTATAAAGTGATGAAGTTAAAACCTGTAGAAGCTATAAATAGTTAATTATGTTGTTACAAATTGCTTGGAGAAATATTTGGCGGAATAAAGCCCGAAGCTTAGTAGTTATAAGCTCAATAATTATTGGTGTTTGGGCAGGTATTTTTATTCTGTCCTTCGCTTGGGGATTGTATCAAAACAATATTGATGAATCGGTTTATAGACAGTTATCTCACATTCAAATTCATCATCCAACTTTTAATGAAGAGAACGACTCAAAATTCACCATTACAAATACAGATGAAAAAATAAAGCAATTTCAATCAGATAATCGAATTGCTTCTATAAGTTCTCGCGTAATTTCAACAGGAATGATTACATCACCAACAACGGCAAGTGGCGTAAAAATCTACGGAATCAATCCAGCGTCAGAAATTACTCAAATTAGATTGAATGAATATGTAAGAGAAGGAGCATACTTTAAATCTGAAAAAGACAATGAAATCTTGATAGGTAAAAAATTAGCTAAAAAACTAAAGGTTAAACTAAAAAGTAAAGTGGTATTAACCTTTACAAATGTTGAATCTGAAATTATTTCTGGAGCCTTTAGAATAGGAGGGATTTACAGATCTAAAAACATTTCATTAGATGAAGTTAATGTGTATGTGCAACAAAAACATTTACAAGAACTATTAGAACTAAAACCAACGGAAAGTAATGAAATAGCAATATTAGTAAAAGATGAAGCGCAGTTAGATGCGCTAAAACAATTGAGTGTTAGAGTAGTGCCAAAAGGAATAATTGAAGATTGGAAAGAACTTTCGCCAGAGTTAAATATGATTATAGAATCCTTTAATTTATACACCTATATTATTAGTGGTATTATACTGTTAGCACTAATGTTCGGAATTATAAATACAATGTTAATGTCTGTTTTAGAACGTGTTAGAGAACTAGGTATGTTGATGGCCATTGGGTTAAACAAGCGTAAAATCTTTATTATGATTATGCTAGAGGCGTTTTATTTAACCCAAATTGGGGCTCCACTTGGTTTGTTAACAGGTTGGTTAACGGTAGCAACATTAGGAAAAACAGGTATTAATTTAGCCATGTTTTCTGAAGGTTTAGCATCCTACGGATTCAGTTCTATGATCTATCCAGCTCTAGATCATGATAAATATGTAATCATTGTAACAATGTGTTTAATAACAGCTATAGTATCGGCTATTTATCCCGCTTATAAAGCACTACAATTAAATCCATCAGAAGCAATACGTAAAATTTAGAGTTATGGGAAAAACTATTATAGACGCACATAATGTAAGTAAAACATTTAACCCAAAAACAATTCCGGTTCATGCGGTTCAAGATGTACACGTTCATATTGAAGAAGGGGAGTTTGTAGCATTAGTTGGACCTTCTGGTTCGGGGAAATCAACACTTTTGAATTTGATGGGTGGCTTGGATGAACCTACAGAAGGCACTGTTTTTATTAATGGCGTAGAAATTACAAAGCTATCAGAAAACAAGTTAATAGATTTCAGATTGCATAATATCGGATTTGTTTTTCAGTCGTTCAACTTAATTCCAGTGCTTACAGCTAAAGAAAATGTAGGTTTTGTATTGCAGCTACAAAAAATGCCAAAA
The window above is part of the Polaribacter sp. SA4-12 genome. Proteins encoded here:
- a CDS encoding ABC transporter permease, whose translation is MLLQIAWRNIWRNKARSLVVISSIIIGVWAGIFILSFAWGLYQNNIDESVYRQLSHIQIHHPTFNEENDSKFTITNTDEKIKQFQSDNRIASISSRVISTGMITSPTTASGVKIYGINPASEITQIRLNEYVREGAYFKSEKDNEILIGKKLAKKLKVKLKSKVVLTFTNVESEIISGAFRIGGIYRSKNISLDEVNVYVQQKHLQELLELKPTESNEIAILVKDEAQLDALKQLSVRVVPKGIIEDWKELSPELNMIIESFNLYTYIISGIILLALMFGIINTMLMSVLERVRELGMLMAIGLNKRKIFIMIMLEAFYLTQIGAPLGLLTGWLTVATLGKTGINLAMFSEGLASYGFSSMIYPALDHDKYVIIVTMCLITAIVSAIYPAYKALQLNPSEAIRKI
- a CDS encoding ABC transporter ATP-binding protein, whose amino-acid sequence is MGKTIIDAHNVSKTFNPKTIPVHAVQDVHVHIEEGEFVALVGPSGSGKSTLLNLMGGLDEPTEGTVFINGVEITKLSENKLIDFRLHNIGFVFQSFNLIPVLTAKENVGFVLQLQKMPKAEREKRVLTLLKEVGLEDKINSKPRELSGGQQQRVAVARALASKPKIILADEPTANLDSKSAANLLDIMAKLNKEEKITFLFSTHDQRVIKKARRVITLVDGKIASDVEQTPS
- a CDS encoding ABC transporter permease → MLLKLAWLNIWRNKRRTIITATSVFFAVLLAIVFRSLTDGVYDNMIHNVVSYSSGYLQIHQKGYWDEQSIDNTFAEDRQLYKALLDNPKVMHIMPRLQTFALASYSNKTKGVLILGIDPVKEKEVNNLHDKIVSGKYIESVNDNAVVLGEGLASQLKLKVNDTLVLLGQGYHASSAAAKFRVKGLIKLGAIELNNNVVYMPLQQSQYMHGAENRVTSVSVMLDKASNLEKLKKSLQASIDTDTYEIMSWKEMMPEMDQFIEADSTGHYIIIGILYFIISFGLFGTILMMIFERKHELGILIAIGMKKRLLALMLLLESIMISLLGCFMGVLGGILIVKWFTIHPVHFTGELKEVYEEYGIESIIYFSNHEKIFITQTLIILILATLIAFYPWYKVMKLKPVEAINS